From the Streptomyces nodosus genome, the window CCCCCACACTGCCGGTTTCCGCGACCGGTTCCGCGACTGGGAGCTGCTGGCCGAACAGGTGGACCTGGTCGAACTCGCCGACGGCGGCCACTACTTCCTGCGCACCCGGCCGGCCGGCGCGGCACAGGCCGTCCTGGGCGCCCCCGAACCACTGACCTCCTCCTGAGTCCCCTCGCGCCCCCGAGCGACAACCGAAAGGAAACCAGATGTCGTCCTCCTCATCCGTGGCCCCCGTTCTCCAGGTGGAGCGGGAGCCGGGCAGACCTCCCCTGGTGCATGTCGAGCCCCCCGGGGACGTGCGCGGCTGGGCGGCCGAGCACCGCGAGGCGCTGCGTGCCCGGGTCGACGAGCACGGGGCGGTCCTCGTCCGCGGCCTGGGGCTGCGGGAGGCGGACCAGGCCGGTGCCGTCCTCGCCGCGCTGGCCGGTGAGCTGATGACGGAGCGTGAGGCCTTCGCTCCCCGGAAGAGCCACGGCCCGGGGCTGTACTCGTCCACCGAATGGCCCTCCAACCAGCCCATGTGCATGCATCATGAACTGAGTTACGCGCTGGACGTCCCCGGTCTGATGCTGTTCGCGTGTCTCACCGCGCCCGGCGAGGGCGGGGCGACCGGGATCGCCGACGCCGAGCGGGTGCTCGAGGCGCTGCCGGCCGCGCTGACCGAGCGTTTCGAACGCGAGGGCTGGCTGCTCACCCGCAGCTACAACGACGAGATCGGGGCGTCCCTGGAGGAGTCGTTCGGCACCGGGAACCCGGTGGCCGTCGAGCGTTACTGCCGCTCGCACGCCATCGACTTCGCGTGGCAGTCCGACGGTTCGCTGCGCACCCGGCAGCGCCGCAGCGCCGTGGTGCGACATCCGCTCACGGGCCGCCGCTGCTGGTTCAACCAGATCGCCTTCCTCAACGAGTGGACGCTGGCCCCCGAGGTGCGGGAGTACCTGGTGGACGTCTACGGGGAGGACGGGCTGCCCTTCAACACCCGCTTCGGGGACGGGAGCCCCCTCGGTGAGGACATCGTCGAGACGCTCAACGCCACCTATGAGGAGCACACCCTGCGTGAGCCCTGGCAGGCCGGCGATCTGATGCTGGTCGACAATGTGCGCACCGCACACAGCAGGGAGCCGTTCACCGGGGAGCGGCAGGTGGTGGTCGCCATGGCCGAGCCCCGGCGACTGGCCGACGGATGCCCGTCCCCGGAGGTGGACGGACGATGAGCAGGACGCCCTCCCCCGCCACCCGGCCCGGCGGCTCCGGGCCACTGCGGGCACCGAGCTTCGCGGTGATCTCCGGCGCCGAGGTGCGGGAGACGCTCCGGGGACGCGAGAAGCACATCGTGGAGCTGGTCGAGACCACCTATCGGCTCCATGGCGCCGGGGACTCCGTCAACCCGCCGTCGTACTTCCTGCGCTTCCCCGACCGCCCCGCGGACCGCATCATCGCGCTGCCGGCCTCCCTCGGCGGTCCGATGCAGGTGGACGGCCTGAAGTGGATCTCCAGCTTCCCGGGCAATGTGCAGGCCGGGATCCCCCGGGCCTCCGCGGTCCTGCTGCTCAACGACCACGCCACCGGCTATCCCTTCGCCTGTCTGGAGAGCTCCATCATCAGCGCCACCAGGACCGCGGCCTCCGCGGCGCTGGCGGCCGACTGGCTCAGCCGCGGCAGGTCCCGCCCCACCCGTGTCGGGTTCTTCGGCACGGGCCTGATCGCCCGGTACATCCACGCCTTCCTGACCGGCACCGGCTGGACGTTCGACGCCATCGGGGTGCACGACGTGTCCGCCGACAGCGTCGCCGGGTTCCGTGGCCATCTGGAGCAGACGGCCACCGCACGGGCCGGCGAGATCACCGTCCACGAGCGTCCCGAGGATCTGATCCGCTCCAGCGATCTGGTGGTCTTCGCCACCGTCGCCGGCCGGCCCCATGTCACCGACCCCTCCTGGTTCGCGCACCACCCGCTGGTCCTGCATGTGTCCCTGCGCGACCTCGCCCCCGAGATCCTGCTCGCGTCGGCGAACTTCGTGGACGACGTCGAGCACTGCCTCAAAGCCGACACCTCCCCCCATCTGGCCGAACAGCTCACCGGAAACCGCGATTTCCTGGACGGCACCCTCTACGACGTCATGACGGGACAGGTGAGACCGCCGGCCGACCGGCCGGTGGTCTTCTCCCCCTTCGGCCTCGGCGTGCTCGACCTCGCCGTCGGCAAGTACGTCTACGACGAGGTCACGCTGGCCGGGCAGCTCCACCTCATCGACGACTTCTTCCATGAGTTGCGCCGGTACGGCTGAACGCCGTGTCCGCCGGCCTGGCATCAGGAGGCCACCGTGCCCGTCATCTCCGCTCCTCATGCTTTCAACGAAAGCCAGCTCTATGTCGACCTTCGGTCGATCTTCGGGCGCGCCTTGTACCTGAAGTGCGAGGGGTTCAACTTCGCCGGCTCGATCAAGCTGAAGGCCGCGGTCGAGATGGTGGAGAACGCCGAGCGGGACGGACTGCTGACGCCGGACTCGATCATGGTGGAGTCCTCCTCCGGAAACCTGGGGGTGGCGCTCAGCGTGATCGCCGCGAGCAAGGGCTACCGGTTCCTGTGTGTGACGGACTCCCGTTGCAATCTGTCGACCCGGCTGCTGATAGAGGCGCTGGGCAGCGAGGTCCACATCATCTCCGACCTGGACGCCAACGGCGGTTTCCTCGGGGCGCGCATCGAGTACGTACGCGGGCTGTGCGCCTCCGACCAGCGCTATGTGTGGCTCAGCCAGTACACCAACCCGGGTAACTGGCAGGCGCACTACCGCAGGACGGCACCGGAGATCGCCCGTCAGTTCCCGCGCCTGGACGTGCTGTTCGTCGGCGCGGGAACCACCGGCACCCTGATGGGCTGCGCCCGCTACTTCCGCGAGTGGCACCGCCCGGTGCGGATCGTCGCGGTGGACAGCGTCGGCTCGGTGATCTTCGGCGGCAAGCCGGGCCGGCGGATGATTCCCGGCCTGGGCATGAGCATGCGCCCGCCGCTGCTCGACGAGTCCTATGTCGACGAGGTGCTGCAGGTCGAGGAGGCGGACACCATCCGCGCCTGCCACCGTCTGGCCAGGAGCGGCTTTCTGTTCGGCGGTTCCACCGGGACCATCGTCAGCGGCGCGATGGACTGGATGGCCCGGAACGAGGACCGTGACATCACGGCGGTGGCCATCGCCCCGGACCTCGGCGAGCGCTACCTCGACACCATCTACCAGACCAACTGGCTGCAGGACCTCTACGGCGACCAGGTACTGGGCCCCGACGAGGTCGCCGGCCCCCGGGGCAGCGAGCCGGCCCCCCGGACGACGGGGCCGAATTCCTAGGGCCGCGTCAGGCGACGTCCGGACGGCCGGGCCCCGGGCCCGGGCTCAGTGGGAGCCGTCGGGGTGCAGGACGACCTTGGTCCAGCCGTCGTCCCGGGCGTCGAAGTGTTCATAGGCGTTCGGCGCCCGGTCCAGGTCCAGCTCATGGGAGACCACAAAGCCCGGCTCCGCCCTGCCGCCCGCGATCAGATCGCGCAGACCGCGGTTGTAGCGCTTGACCGGAGCCTGACCGGTGCCCATCCGCTGGCCCTTGAACCACATCAGACCGTAGTCGATCGGCACCTTGCCGTGCGCCTCCATCTCGTTCTGCGCCTCGGCTCCGCCCGGGTCCTCGGGGATGAACACGCCGACCACCCCGATGGAGCCGGTGAACCGCACCGTGTCGATCAGCCCGTTGAGCGCGAGGGAGGCGTCCTCGTGGCCGCCGGCGTCATGCGCCTGGTAGCCGACGCACTCGCACCCGTTGTCCGCGCCCAGACCGAGGGTGGCCTCCTTGACGACCTCGGCCGGATCCTGTTCCGCGCAGTTGATGGGCAGGGCCCCGATCGACTCGGCCACCCTCAGCCGGTCCGGCTGGTGGTCCACCACCCACACCCGGCCGGCGCCCTTGAGGAGCGCCGAATAGGCCGCCATCAGCCCCACGGGCCCGGCCCCGAACACCACGGTCTGGTCCCCCGGCTTCACCTCGGCCATCTCGGTGGCGTGGTAGCCGGTGGGAAAGATGTCCGCCAGCATCACATAGTCGTTCTGGCGTTCGACTCCGTCCTCGCCGAGGCGCAGGGCGTTGAAGTCGCCGTAGGGCACCCGGAGGAACTCGGCCTGGCCGCCCTGATAGGGGCCCATGTCGGCGAATCCGAACGCAGCACCGGCCATGTCCGGCTCGGGCTGCATGGTCAGACAGTAGTTCGTCAGGCCCCGTTCGCAGTTCTTGCAGAAGCCGCAGGCGATGTTGAACGGCAGCACCACATACTCGCCGACCTGGACCTTGCGGACCGCGGGGCCGACCTCGATCACCTGCCCGAGGTTCTCATGCCCGAAGGTACGCCCGGCCTGGAACGAGGTACGGCCCTCGTACATATGAAGATCCGAGCCGCAGATATTGGTGGTGGTGATCCTCACCAGGATGTCGCACGGATGCTCGATCTTCGCGTCCGGCACGTCCTTGACGGTGACGTTCCGGGGGCCTTCGTATACCGCTGCTTTCATGGCGTCTCTCCCAGCGTGCAGGGGGTGCGGACGCGGCCTTCCTCGGCCGTTCGCCCCGGGGCGGCGACGGCGCCCCACGGCCCGCACCGGCGGCGGTCGAGTACCCGAAGGCGTCCCGCACACACGCCCCGCCCAAGCGGTGCGCGCGCCCGGGCCCTGCGATGCTCGGCCGGGCGGGCTCTCCGAGGAGTCTCGACCGCCACATGAGTGAGACGAGGGTCAAGCTCCACCTGAGCGTTACCGCGCGGCAGCCCGCGTGGGCCGGCGCACCGTGGGTACCCGCTGAAGCCGGATATCCGACAGCGGCGGGGAGATGAACGAGATGATCTCCGAGTTGGTGATGGTGCCCACCCGGGAAGCGGTGCTCACGGGTGACCTGGTGGTGCCCGGACAGGTGCCGGCGGTGGTGCTCTTCGCACACGGCAGCGGCAGCTCCCGGCTCAGCGTCCGCAACCGCGCGGTCGCGGCCGAACTGCACAAGATGGGGCTGGGAACCTTGCTGCTGGACCTCCTGACCGAGCGTGAGGAGCGTGTGGACGCCACCACGGCCGAACACCGCTTCGACATCCCCCTGCTGAGCAGACGCCTGGACGGGGCCCTGGACTGGCTGGCGCGGGAGCCCGACACCAGCGGACTGCCGACGGGACTGTTCGGAGCCAGTACCGGGGCGGCCGCGGCACTGGCGACCGCGGCCGAACATCCGGAGAAGGTGTACGCGGTGGTCTCCCGGGGTGGCCGGCCGGATCTGGCGGGCGACGACCTGGCGCGGGTGACGGCCCCGGTCCTGCTGATCGTCGGGGGCAACGACGAAGTGGTCCTGGATCTCAACCGGGAGGCCGCCGACCGGCTGCCTTCGCCGCACGAGATCTGTGTGATACCGGAGGCCACCCATCTGTTCCCCGAGCCCGGAGCCCTGGAGCAGGTGGCTGAGGCCGCAGGCCGCTGGTTCCTGACGCATCTGGAGGGGCGAGCCCCCGAAGGGCGACGGACCGGCACGACACCCTGACCCCAAAATGTCCTGAACATGTGAATAAACCCCCCATAAGGGGGAATTTTCTGCCATAGGGAAATATCCTGGGAGCAACCTCCTCACGCACCTCCAGAGAGGGGAGACGAGAGCCATGTCGTATCCGCAGCAGTCCGGTGGAATGACCAGTGGGACGAGCGGGACCAGCGGAATGGCCGGGACCGGCGGGATGACCGGTGCCGGTGGAATGAGCACGCATCCAGAGCTGGCGGAGATGCGGGAACGGCTCGAACGGACGGCCTCCAGCAAGCCGGCGATCCTCATCGAGGGGCTGATCCTCCTGGCGGGTGTCTACGCCGCGATATCGCCCTGGATCGTGCACTTCCACACGGGTTCACCGAACATCACGGCCAGCAATCTGATCGTGGGAATCGCTGTCGCCCTGATCGGGCTCGCGCTCACCATGGCACCGGGACGCATGTTCCGGCTGGCCTGGGTGGTCGTGCCGCTCGGTCTGTGGCTGCTGATCTCCCCGTGGGTGGCCACGGTGACCCACACCGCGAGCGCGGGCACCATCTGGAACAACTGCGTGATAGGAGCGATCACCGCGCTGCTGGGTCTGGCCGCGATGGGGCTGACCGTCGGGATGAGGCGGCGCCAGCACCACCACCATCACCCGCGGTGAGTCCACGGTTGACGGTTCCATGAGCGACGTGTCGTACCTGCGGCGGTCCGCTGGTACGACACGCCTCTACCGGGGGCCCGGCACACCGGGCCCCCGGTTCGTCCGGGACGGTTCAACCGGCGGACGCGTCGACGAACTCCAGCAGCCGCGTAAGGACATCGCCCCGGAAGAGTGACCGGCCGTGGGCCACCCGGCGTTCCCGGGCGGGGCCAGCCATGGTGAGCCGGTCCAGCGCACCGAGCAGACCGGCCTCGTCGTCGGCGAGTTCCGAGAGACCGAGTGCGGCCATCCGGCGTACCCCGTCCGCCCCGTGCCCCGGCAGCGGCCGGTACCCCACCAGCGGAAGCCCCGCGGCCAGGGCCTGTACGGCCGTCTGCCCCGCGGCGTTGTCCACCAGGGCCCCGGACGTCCGCAGCAGAGCGGGCATGTCGTCGACCCACCCCAGGGCGAGCACGCCCGGTACGCGGGACAGCCGGCGCCGGAGCCGCTCGTTGCGACCGCACAGCACGGCCGGGAGGAACCCGTGCCCGGCCAGCAGCCCGGCGGTGGCGGGAAGGCGGGAACCGACCCCCCAGGCCCCCGCGGCCAGCAGCACCGGCGTACGCCCGGCGGCGTATGCGGTGAAGTGCGGTGACCACGGGGACGGCACGGGCGGGGCGGACACCTCGGGTTCCAGGGGCCGCGCCGGCCCTGTGGGCACCACGGGCGGCACCGTCGGCATCGGCACCACGGGCGGCACCGTCGGCATCGGCGCCGCGGCGGCGAAGAACTCCGGGGACACCAGCGGGCCGGTCGTCTCGGCGGGCGTCGCGATCTCCTGGCGCACCGCGGCGGCGGCCTCGTCCGTGACGCAGAGATAACCGTCGTTCCCCTGGTGCAGCCACTGCCGGTGCACGGCGAAGTCGATCAGGAAGACGACGCTGGGCACCGTGAGCCTGCCGCTGGCCCTGAGGTGTCCGGTCAGTTGTGCGGCGAGATGGAAGACGGGGACCACCACATCCGCGCCGGTGCGGTCCGCCAGTTCCGTCAGGCGGTCGCCTGCGAGGCGGGCCAGCGGGACACCGCTCGGGCGGCGGCCCGGCCCGCGCCGCAGCAGGGTGCGGTACAGGACGTCGTACGCCCAGGGGAAGTGCCGTACCGAGGCCCGGTAGCAGCGCCGCAGATCCGCGCCCAGGCCGTGCGGCAGCAGTCGGAGGACGTCGACGAGGTGCGCCTCATGGCCCTGCCCCCGGGCGCGGCGGGCGAGTTCCCCCGCCACCGTGTCGTGCCCGGATCCCATGCTGGCGCTGACGATCAGCAGTCGCCGAGGCCTCCTCAGGGGCCCGGGGCCCGCCGCCTCAGCCATGGCGTACGGGGGTGACGGCGGGCGGAGCCGACGACCCGGTCCCGTCGGCGGGGCGGCGCCGCTCACCCGGCTGACGGAACGGGGTGGTCATGGCCGCTCGTCGCTCGCGTCGCCGGTCGTCGCAACCCAGGGGAAAATGCACACATCGATACCGATTGTCCCCTGTCATGCTGTCCCAAACGCTCGCTCCGAGGCCGGAGTGTGACGGGCGGGGCACTCCCGGTCCGCCGTTCCGGCGGCCCCGGGAGCAGCAACCGTCCGCCCGTCACTCCGGTGTTCACCGTCGCCGCCGAGGTCAGCCGCCATGTCTCAAGCCCCGTCCCGTTCCGTCCCCGGCTTCTTCCTGGACCAGCCGCCCCCGGTGGTGCACCGGGGTACGGCACTGGTGACCGGTGCCTCCTCCGGCATCGGGGCCGCAGTCACCCGCCGGCTGACCGCCGAGGGCGGGTGGCGGATGGTGCTCAACGGCCGCGACGCGACCCGGCTGTCCCGAGTGGCGGCGCAGGCGTCCGCCACCGTCTTCCCCTCGGACCACACCCGGCCCGGCGCCCACCGGCAACTGGCCGAGTTCGCCCTCGGCCATCTGGGCCGGGTGGACCTGTTGGTGGCCTGTGCCGGGATCGGCTGGGCCGGTGACTTCAGCGCCATGCCGGAACCCGCCATCGACGAGGTGATCGATGTCGATGTGCTCGCCACGATGCATCTGGTACGGCAGCTGCTCCCCCATATGGTCGAAGCCGGCTCCGGGCGGGTGGTGATCGTCGGATCCTTCGCAGGCACCGTCGGGGTGCGCGGCGAGGCCGTCTACTCCGGCGCCAAGGCGGCGCTGGGCGCCTTCGCCGATGCGCTGCGCTATGAACTGCGCGGCACCGGTGTGGGAGTCAGCCATGTGGTCCCCGGTGTGGTGGACACCCCCTTCTTCGAACGCCGCGGAGCCCCCTATCGGCGCTCCAGGCCCAGGCCGGTGCCGCCCGAGCGGGTGGCGGAGGCCGTCTGGTGCGCGGTCTCCCGCGGCCGGGACGAGGTCTTCGTCCCCGGCTGGCTGCGGTTTCCCGCCTGGGTACGGGGCACGACGCCCGCCCTGTACCGGCGGCTCGCCGCCCGGTTCGGATGAGTGACGGGTGAACCCTCTGACCATGGCGCTGGCCCTGCTCGCGGCGCTGTCCAACGCGGCGGCCTCGGTGCTCCAGCGGCGGGCCGCGACGGACGAGCCGGAGGGCGGGCGCGGGATGCGCCAGGCGATACGGTGGCTGGCCGGTGTGCTACGGCGACCGCACTGGCTGGCGGGTGCCGGTTTCCTCGCCCTGTCCACCGCGCTGCAGGCGTCCGCGCTGGCCCTGGGTAGTCTGTCCGTCGTCCAGCCGCTGCTGGTGACCGAGCTGCTCTTCACCCTGGCCGTCGGCAGCGTGGTCTTCCACCGCCGTCCGGACCGCCGCACCTGGCTGGCGTTCATGGCCCTGGCCGTGGGGCTCGCGCTCTTCCTGGGCGGGGCCGATCCCTCACCCGGCCGGTCCACCGCCGCACCGGGGCGCTGGCTCCTCACGGGAGTGTCGTTGCTGGGCGCGGTGGTCCTGCTCGTCGCCGTGTCCCGACCGGTCAGGGGGGCGCCGCGCGCCGCGTTGCTGGGGATGGCGTCCGCCGTGTCGTTCGCCGCCACGGCCGCCCTGCTCAAGGAGGTCACGGGGCGGGTGGCGCGCGATCCGGGCACCGTGCTGGCGCAGTGGCCGCCGTATGCCACGGTCGGCGCCGGAGCGATCGCCTTCCTGCTGTTGCAGAGCGCGCTGCGGGCCGGGACGCTGACGGCCTCCCAGCCCGCCCTCACCCTCGGCGACGCGCTGACCAGCGTGGTGCTGGGGGCGGTGCTGTTCGAGGAGCAGATCGCCCTCGGGGTGCGGGTGCTGCCGGAGGTGACCGGGGTCGTACTCATCGGGGTGGGAAGCATCGGGCTGGCCAACGCCCCGT encodes:
- a CDS encoding DMT family transporter, giving the protein MNPLTMALALLAALSNAAASVLQRRAATDEPEGGRGMRQAIRWLAGVLRRPHWLAGAGFLALSTALQASALALGSLSVVQPLLVTELLFTLAVGSVVFHRRPDRRTWLAFMALAVGLALFLGGADPSPGRSTAAPGRWLLTGVSLLGAVVLLVAVSRPVRGAPRAALLGMASAVSFAATAALLKEVTGRVARDPGTVLAQWPPYATVGAGAIAFLLLQSALRAGTLTASQPALTLGDALTSVVLGAVLFEEQIALGVRVLPEVTGVVLIGVGSIGLANAPSVRGAWDSASSTHNGADPGSPEPAPQRP
- a CDS encoding SDR family NAD(P)-dependent oxidoreductase: MSQAPSRSVPGFFLDQPPPVVHRGTALVTGASSGIGAAVTRRLTAEGGWRMVLNGRDATRLSRVAAQASATVFPSDHTRPGAHRQLAEFALGHLGRVDLLVACAGIGWAGDFSAMPEPAIDEVIDVDVLATMHLVRQLLPHMVEAGSGRVVIVGSFAGTVGVRGEAVYSGAKAALGAFADALRYELRGTGVGVSHVVPGVVDTPFFERRGAPYRRSRPRPVPPERVAEAVWCAVSRGRDEVFVPGWLRFPAWVRGTTPALYRRLAARFG
- a CDS encoding glutathione-independent formaldehyde dehydrogenase, whose translation is MKAAVYEGPRNVTVKDVPDAKIEHPCDILVRITTTNICGSDLHMYEGRTSFQAGRTFGHENLGQVIEVGPAVRKVQVGEYVVLPFNIACGFCKNCERGLTNYCLTMQPEPDMAGAAFGFADMGPYQGGQAEFLRVPYGDFNALRLGEDGVERQNDYVMLADIFPTGYHATEMAEVKPGDQTVVFGAGPVGLMAAYSALLKGAGRVWVVDHQPDRLRVAESIGALPINCAEQDPAEVVKEATLGLGADNGCECVGYQAHDAGGHEDASLALNGLIDTVRFTGSIGVVGVFIPEDPGGAEAQNEMEAHGKVPIDYGLMWFKGQRMGTGQAPVKRYNRGLRDLIAGGRAEPGFVVSHELDLDRAPNAYEHFDARDDGWTKVVLHPDGSH
- the sbnB gene encoding 2,3-diaminopropionate biosynthesis protein SbnB; protein product: MSRTPSPATRPGGSGPLRAPSFAVISGAEVRETLRGREKHIVELVETTYRLHGAGDSVNPPSYFLRFPDRPADRIIALPASLGGPMQVDGLKWISSFPGNVQAGIPRASAVLLLNDHATGYPFACLESSIISATRTAASAALAADWLSRGRSRPTRVGFFGTGLIARYIHAFLTGTGWTFDAIGVHDVSADSVAGFRGHLEQTATARAGEITVHERPEDLIRSSDLVVFATVAGRPHVTDPSWFAHHPLVLHVSLRDLAPEILLASANFVDDVEHCLKADTSPHLAEQLTGNRDFLDGTLYDVMTGQVRPPADRPVVFSPFGLGVLDLAVGKYVYDEVTLAGQLHLIDDFFHELRRYG
- a CDS encoding TauD/TfdA family dioxygenase, whose translation is MSSSSSVAPVLQVEREPGRPPLVHVEPPGDVRGWAAEHREALRARVDEHGAVLVRGLGLREADQAGAVLAALAGELMTEREAFAPRKSHGPGLYSSTEWPSNQPMCMHHELSYALDVPGLMLFACLTAPGEGGATGIADAERVLEALPAALTERFEREGWLLTRSYNDEIGASLEESFGTGNPVAVERYCRSHAIDFAWQSDGSLRTRQRRSAVVRHPLTGRRCWFNQIAFLNEWTLAPEVREYLVDVYGEDGLPFNTRFGDGSPLGEDIVETLNATYEEHTLREPWQAGDLMLVDNVRTAHSREPFTGERQVVVAMAEPRRLADGCPSPEVDGR
- a CDS encoding SPW repeat protein produces the protein MSTHPELAEMRERLERTASSKPAILIEGLILLAGVYAAISPWIVHFHTGSPNITASNLIVGIAVALIGLALTMAPGRMFRLAWVVVPLGLWLLISPWVATVTHTASAGTIWNNCVIGAITALLGLAAMGLTVGMRRRQHHHHHPR
- a CDS encoding MGDG synthase family glycosyltransferase translates to MGSGHDTVAGELARRARGQGHEAHLVDVLRLLPHGLGADLRRCYRASVRHFPWAYDVLYRTLLRRGPGRRPSGVPLARLAGDRLTELADRTGADVVVPVFHLAAQLTGHLRASGRLTVPSVVFLIDFAVHRQWLHQGNDGYLCVTDEAAAAVRQEIATPAETTGPLVSPEFFAAAAPMPTVPPVVPMPTVPPVVPTGPARPLEPEVSAPPVPSPWSPHFTAYAAGRTPVLLAAGAWGVGSRLPATAGLLAGHGFLPAVLCGRNERLRRRLSRVPGVLALGWVDDMPALLRTSGALVDNAAGQTAVQALAAGLPLVGYRPLPGHGADGVRRMAALGLSELADDEAGLLGALDRLTMAGPARERRVAHGRSLFRGDVLTRLLEFVDASAG
- a CDS encoding dienelactone hydrolase family protein — protein: MISELVMVPTREAVLTGDLVVPGQVPAVVLFAHGSGSSRLSVRNRAVAAELHKMGLGTLLLDLLTEREERVDATTAEHRFDIPLLSRRLDGALDWLAREPDTSGLPTGLFGASTGAAAALATAAEHPEKVYAVVSRGGRPDLAGDDLARVTAPVLLIVGGNDEVVLDLNREAADRLPSPHEICVIPEATHLFPEPGALEQVAEAAGRWFLTHLEGRAPEGRRTGTTP
- the sbnA gene encoding 2,3-diaminopropionate biosynthesis protein SbnA encodes the protein MPVISAPHAFNESQLYVDLRSIFGRALYLKCEGFNFAGSIKLKAAVEMVENAERDGLLTPDSIMVESSSGNLGVALSVIAASKGYRFLCVTDSRCNLSTRLLIEALGSEVHIISDLDANGGFLGARIEYVRGLCASDQRYVWLSQYTNPGNWQAHYRRTAPEIARQFPRLDVLFVGAGTTGTLMGCARYFREWHRPVRIVAVDSVGSVIFGGKPGRRMIPGLGMSMRPPLLDESYVDEVLQVEEADTIRACHRLARSGFLFGGSTGTIVSGAMDWMARNEDRDITAVAIAPDLGERYLDTIYQTNWLQDLYGDQVLGPDEVAGPRGSEPAPRTTGPNS